A genomic stretch from Maridesulfovibrio zosterae DSM 11974 includes:
- a CDS encoding SMP-30/gluconolactonase/LRE family protein — MRKYSVLILCIFFIIQAAACTTKTVKIEGFASPESVISDGTYFYVSNVGEKLKPMDKDGDGFISRLSADGAVIERKFISNLNAPKGMVVLNGVLYVADIDRVKGFSVTDGSQVYDLDFSDKGTSLLNDITILGDGKLLVSATDTGALYEFDSGDSPTIKSIETDVDLSGPNGIVFDPEDGSVYIASYGKNNEPNGFISKGRIKNGRLKSDIIHSKGGFYDGIALYDGKVLFSDWVAFEKKGVIVMLNSKSGESSVLDTGEEIAGPADFYLDKNSKKMWIPMMMENKILIVSF; from the coding sequence ATGCGTAAATATTCAGTTCTTATTCTATGTATTTTTTTTATTATCCAAGCGGCTGCATGCACAACCAAAACAGTTAAAATCGAGGGCTTTGCTTCACCTGAGAGTGTAATCTCAGACGGTACATATTTTTATGTCTCAAATGTTGGGGAAAAACTAAAGCCCATGGATAAGGACGGTGATGGGTTTATTTCGCGCCTGTCTGCTGATGGTGCTGTTATTGAACGAAAGTTTATAAGCAATCTTAATGCTCCAAAGGGCATGGTTGTTTTGAATGGAGTTTTATATGTTGCCGATATTGACAGGGTTAAAGGTTTTTCCGTTACTGACGGTTCACAAGTCTATGATCTTGATTTTTCTGATAAAGGAACGTCTCTACTTAACGACATCACTATCCTTGGAGATGGTAAATTACTTGTTTCAGCAACTGATACAGGTGCGCTATATGAATTTGATTCTGGAGACTCACCAACAATTAAAAGCATAGAAACGGATGTAGACTTATCTGGTCCAAATGGAATTGTTTTTGATCCTGAAGATGGAAGTGTTTACATTGCTTCATATGGTAAAAATAATGAGCCAAATGGATTTATAAGTAAGGGGAGAATTAAGAATGGACGCTTAAAGTCAGATATTATCCATTCTAAGGGAGGGTTTTATGACGGTATTGCGCTTTATGATGGTAAGGTCCTTTTTTCTGACTGGGTCGCCTTTGAGAAAAAAGGAGTAATCGTTATGCTGAATTCTAAGTCCGGTGAATCCTCAGTCCTAGATACTGGTGAAGAAATTGCTGGCCCAGCTGATTTCTATCTGGATAAAAACAGTAAAAAAATGTGGATTCCCATGATGATGGAAAATAAAATTTTAATCGTCAGTTTTTAG
- a CDS encoding AraC family transcriptional regulator — MDVKIWTLDPAKIAYVEHEGPYEEVYKAWESLCAWAGPSRIFSEKTKFYGVYYDDPAETAPEKLHSEACITIESETSGPAEIKFKDFAGGKYAVYTHLGPYDELVTSWTRFYSEWLPQSGMKLADTPCLEQYMNDPKSTKPEHLVTLLLMPLK; from the coding sequence ATGGATGTAAAAATATGGACGTTAGATCCGGCAAAGATTGCTTACGTTGAACATGAAGGTCCCTACGAAGAAGTATATAAAGCGTGGGAGAGTCTTTGTGCATGGGCAGGGCCAAGTAGAATTTTCAGCGAGAAAACAAAATTCTATGGAGTTTACTATGATGATCCCGCTGAAACAGCACCTGAAAAATTGCACTCAGAAGCATGCATCACAATAGAAAGTGAAACCAGTGGTCCAGCTGAAATCAAATTCAAAGACTTTGCAGGTGGTAAATATGCTGTCTACACGCACCTTGGGCCATACGATGAGCTGGTCACTTCATGGACAAGATTTTACTCCGAATGGTTGCCACAGAGCGGAATGAAACTGGCAGACACTCCTTGTTTAGAGCAGTATATGAATGATCCTAAGAGTACTAAACCGGAACATCTGGTTACTTTATTGCTTATGCCCCTTAAATAA
- a CDS encoding AraC family transcriptional regulator, whose product MSNLIRPYNERMMEVMLYIQRNLDGDLSPEILAELACFSVIHFHRIFKGMVGETLKEHVRRLRLEQAAYNLTYTDKSILNIALGCKFESSETFSRAFKKMFKIPPREFRIQAHERINPDGKKRIHYHPVPTHKEIKFIDTDIINQVEIRKRKETMVAFIRHVGSYFDVKIAWDKLCSWASIHNLNSPETEYLGICYDDPNVTPKGKIRYDACVTITAEIEPHPEIGIQIIPCSKYAVAIHRGPYERLIEAYQNLYGKWLPKSGFELRNSIPSFEKYLKTPDQYAPEDLLTEIWLGVY is encoded by the coding sequence ATGTCGAACCTGATCAGACCATATAATGAAAGGATGATGGAAGTGATGCTTTACATCCAGCGTAACCTCGATGGGGATTTATCCCCAGAAATTCTTGCGGAGCTGGCATGCTTCTCTGTAATCCATTTTCATCGTATATTTAAAGGTATGGTTGGTGAGACTCTTAAAGAACATGTACGCAGACTACGGCTAGAGCAAGCGGCATACAATCTGACATATACAGATAAATCGATACTGAATATTGCACTTGGCTGTAAGTTTGAATCATCTGAAACATTTAGCCGAGCGTTCAAAAAGATGTTCAAAATTCCACCACGAGAATTTCGGATACAAGCCCATGAGCGAATTAATCCTGATGGCAAGAAAAGAATCCATTATCACCCGGTACCAACTCATAAAGAAATAAAATTCATAGATACTGACATCATTAATCAAGTGGAAATAAGAAAACGAAAAGAAACTATGGTAGCATTTATCAGGCACGTAGGCTCATACTTTGACGTTAAAATTGCCTGGGACAAACTGTGTTCATGGGCCAGTATTCACAATCTGAACAGCCCGGAAACTGAATATTTAGGGATTTGTTATGACGATCCAAATGTGACTCCCAAAGGGAAAATCAGATATGATGCATGCGTAACAATAACAGCTGAAATTGAACCGCATCCTGAAATTGGAATTCAGATAATTCCATGTAGTAAATATGCTGTTGCTATTCACCGCGGACCATACGAAAGATTAATAGAAGCATACCAAAACTTATACGGTAAATGGCTTCCTAAAAGTGGATTCGAATTAAGAAACAGTATCCCGTCGTTTGAAAAATATCTCAAAACTCCGGATCAATACGCTCCGGAAGATTTATTAACTGAAATTTGGCTCGGTGTTTATTAA
- a CDS encoding lipid-binding SYLF domain-containing protein: protein MPISCNTVKKITMSPCVSNSTTTTQRIVDSAACALNQIRKEADGPTINYLLDSARAVFIFPDVYKAAFMIGAEAGPGVLCAKDDTGFWNGPVFYNMAGIDIGLQGGVVGKNLLVFLMDDQALEDALTGKLNLSMGADIAIGHLNDSSHRGSFDVQGNVFALVYQAGMFGGMAYHTGAFMVSPDYNKRYYGKKISPRELLMSHKFDKPEADRLLYNLAGANF, encoded by the coding sequence ATGCCGATTTCATGTAATACTGTTAAAAAAATAACTATGAGTCCATGTGTAAGCAATTCGACAACAACGACACAGCGTATTGTTGATTCTGCGGCTTGCGCGTTAAATCAGATCAGGAAAGAAGCGGACGGACCTACTATTAACTATTTACTTGATTCAGCTCGAGCTGTGTTTATTTTTCCTGATGTATATAAAGCAGCTTTTATGATTGGAGCCGAGGCAGGACCGGGAGTTTTGTGCGCAAAAGATGATACCGGTTTTTGGAATGGTCCGGTTTTCTACAATATGGCAGGTATAGATATAGGATTACAGGGTGGAGTTGTTGGGAAAAATTTGCTTGTTTTTCTTATGGATGATCAGGCTCTTGAGGATGCTTTGACTGGCAAATTGAACCTGTCGATGGGGGCTGATATTGCAATTGGTCATTTAAATGATAGCAGCCATAGAGGCTCATTTGATGTGCAGGGTAATGTCTTCGCTCTTGTCTATCAAGCCGGGATGTTTGGCGGAATGGCTTACCATACCGGAGCATTTATGGTAAGTCCTGATTATAATAAACGCTACTATGGTAAAAAGATAAGTCCCCGTGAACTGCTTATGAGCCATAAGTTTGATAAACCTGAGGCAGACAGGTTGCTGTACAATCTTGCTGGAGCTAATTTTTAG